The following coding sequences are from one Epinephelus fuscoguttatus linkage group LG5, E.fuscoguttatus.final_Chr_v1 window:
- the LOC125889401 gene encoding T-cell surface glycoprotein CD3 epsilon chain-like, translated as MGVWATLAMLLLFIATVEADEGGIEFWRETFTMSCPENGTWFKKGVKEPNVGKEYKLTYDGTNKGSFYCEYGDDKTKYYFYVKGKACENCFELDGRLFGLVIAVDVLGTAGLMIFIFSCTKKKSSAQPSHTSKAPARSGGRGPPVPNPDYETLNVQNRAQDHYSFLNRTGQ; from the exons ATGGGTGTCTGGGCCACACTCGCCATGCTCCTCCTGTTCATAGCCACCGTCGAAGCAGATGAAG GAGGGATAGAATTCTGGAGAGAAACTTTCACAATGTCCTGTCCAGAAAACGGGACTTGGTTCAAGAAAGGAGTCAAAGAACCCAATGTGGGAAAAGAGTATAAACTCACATATGATGGCACAAACAAAGGCTCATTCTACTGTGAATATGGTGacgacaaaacaaaatattatttCTACGTGAAAGGAAAGG CATGTGAAAACTGTTTCGAGCTGGACGGGAGGTTGTTTGGGCTGGTCATTGCTGTGGACGTGTTGGGGACGGCCGGTTTGATGATCTTTATCTTCAGTTGCACCAAGAAGAAAAGCTCAGCTCAACCTTCTCACACTTCCAAAG CACCTGCTCGTTCAGGAGGCCGGGGTCCACCTGTCCCAAATCCTGACTATGAG ACACTGAACGTGCAAAATCGCGCCCAGGATCATTACTCCTTCTTGAACAGGACGGGACAGTGA